A stretch of Acidovorax sp. RAC01 DNA encodes these proteins:
- the dnaE gene encoding DNA polymerase III subunit alpha: MFVHLRLHTEFSVVDGTNRIDEVAKAAARDGQPALAITDLNNLFGAIKFYKETRGKGVKPILGAEIFVEGEAGAAPARFIVLVQSRQGYLNLSELLARAWTRNIVKNVAVCTWAWIEELGEGLIALAGAQAGPVGQALLKGDDQGAADVALRMAGIFPHRFYIELQRAGRVDDESHVIAAAQLAARLNLPVVATHPVQFATADDYEAHEARVCIAEGEILANPRRVRKFTRDQYFKSASEMEALFADVPSAIANTVEIAQRCNLTLVLGKPQLPDFPTPNGMPIDEYFRVASFEGLEERLALLFPKPAERDAQRPRYVERLEFEIGTILKMGFPGYFLIVGDFIQWAKNNGCPVGPGRGSGAGSLVAYALKITDLDPLQYNLLFERFLNPERVSMPDFDIDFCQSNRDRVIDYVKDKYGKNAVSQIATFGTMAAKAAIRDVGRVMDMSYTFCDGISKLVPGKPGMSYTLAYPPAVKKDGDKNNYALELEPLLAERVQKEEDVKTIIEMAQKLEGMTRNIGMHAGGVLIAPGKLTDFCPLYQQPGSESAVSQYDKDDVEAIGLVKFDFLGLATLTILEIAREFIMKRHKGQENFTFEAIPLDDGPTYRLFSEGKTEAVFQFESRGMQGMLKEARPSRLEDLIALNALYRPGPMDLIPSFVNRKHGKEVVEYPHPLVEKVLSETYGIMVYQEQVMQTAQVLGGYSLGGADMLRRAMGKKKAEEMAEHREIFRAGAAKQGISQEKADEVFDLMEKFAGYGFNKSHAAAYSLLAYHTGWLKVHFTAEFFCANMTVEMDDTDKLKVLFEDAHKMGLSFEPPDVNRGFYRFEPVTDKIIRYGLGAVKGTGQQAIEAIVAAREGRGDGPQGSTKGPFKSLFDFCLRVDRARLNKRTVEALIKAGAFDSLNMNRASMVASIDRAFDFAAATLANVNQGGLFDMMGDDAHGSSTQEPDLVEAVPWGIKERLTQEKTAVGFYLSGHLFDEVATEVRRFVRTSIDELLDSREPQILAGIVSDFRVINGQRGKLALFKLDDKSGVIEASADEALLNTYRNQLKEDEFVVMLGRLQLDHFSGGLRLKVQQVWDLAGARCRFGKYLHVVVGDRGPDLQRLVREFPPRREEIAEGELLHGLKVRMGVRCKADGGAATAELQLGDSAKFYPTDAALAAWTAQAGTGSATVVYE; encoded by the coding sequence ATGTTTGTTCACTTGCGCCTGCACACCGAGTTTTCCGTCGTTGACGGCACCAACCGTATCGATGAGGTGGCCAAGGCCGCCGCCCGGGATGGACAGCCCGCGCTGGCCATCACCGATCTCAACAACCTTTTCGGCGCCATCAAGTTCTACAAGGAGACGCGCGGCAAGGGCGTCAAGCCCATTCTGGGGGCGGAGATTTTTGTGGAGGGCGAGGCGGGCGCTGCGCCTGCCCGCTTCATCGTGCTGGTGCAAAGCCGCCAGGGCTACCTGAACCTGTCTGAATTGCTGGCACGCGCCTGGACGCGCAACATCGTCAAGAACGTGGCGGTGTGCACCTGGGCGTGGATCGAGGAACTGGGCGAAGGCCTCATCGCCCTGGCCGGCGCGCAGGCCGGGCCGGTAGGGCAGGCGCTGCTCAAGGGAGACGACCAGGGCGCCGCCGACGTGGCATTGCGCATGGCCGGGATATTTCCTCACCGCTTTTACATCGAGCTGCAGCGTGCGGGCCGTGTGGATGACGAAAGCCACGTCATCGCGGCGGCCCAGCTGGCAGCCCGCCTGAACCTGCCTGTGGTGGCCACGCACCCGGTGCAGTTTGCGACCGCTGACGACTACGAAGCGCATGAGGCCCGGGTCTGCATCGCCGAGGGCGAGATCCTGGCCAACCCTCGCCGCGTGCGCAAGTTCACGCGCGACCAGTATTTCAAATCAGCCTCCGAGATGGAGGCGCTCTTTGCCGACGTGCCGTCTGCGATCGCAAACACCGTTGAGATTGCCCAGCGCTGCAACCTGACGCTGGTGCTGGGCAAGCCACAGTTGCCAGACTTCCCGACGCCCAACGGCATGCCTATTGATGAGTATTTTCGGGTGGCATCGTTCGAGGGACTGGAAGAGCGCCTTGCGCTGCTTTTTCCAAAACCTGCGGAGCGCGATGCCCAGCGGCCCCGTTACGTGGAGCGCCTGGAGTTCGAGATTGGCACCATCCTGAAGATGGGGTTTCCGGGCTACTTCCTCATCGTGGGCGATTTCATCCAGTGGGCCAAGAACAACGGCTGCCCCGTGGGGCCCGGCCGGGGGTCCGGTGCAGGCTCGCTGGTGGCCTATGCGCTCAAGATCACCGACCTGGACCCGCTGCAGTACAACCTGCTGTTCGAGCGTTTCCTGAACCCCGAGCGCGTGTCGATGCCCGACTTCGACATCGATTTCTGCCAGTCCAACCGCGACCGGGTGATCGACTACGTGAAAGACAAGTACGGCAAGAACGCCGTGAGCCAGATCGCCACCTTCGGCACCATGGCTGCCAAGGCGGCCATCCGTGATGTGGGACGCGTCATGGACATGAGCTATACGTTTTGCGACGGCATCTCCAAACTGGTGCCCGGCAAGCCCGGTATGTCATACACGCTGGCGTACCCGCCTGCCGTCAAGAAGGACGGCGACAAGAACAACTACGCGCTGGAGCTGGAGCCTCTGCTGGCCGAACGCGTACAGAAGGAAGAAGACGTCAAGACCATCATCGAGATGGCGCAAAAGCTCGAGGGCATGACGCGCAACATCGGCATGCACGCTGGCGGGGTGCTGATTGCTCCGGGCAAGCTCACCGATTTTTGCCCGCTGTACCAGCAGCCGGGCAGCGAATCGGCTGTGAGCCAATACGACAAGGATGACGTGGAGGCCATCGGCCTGGTGAAGTTCGACTTTCTGGGGCTGGCCACGCTGACCATCCTGGAGATCGCGCGCGAATTCATCATGAAGCGCCACAAGGGGCAGGAGAACTTCACGTTCGAGGCGATTCCGCTGGACGACGGCCCTACCTACCGCCTGTTTTCCGAGGGCAAGACCGAGGCAGTGTTCCAGTTTGAAAGCCGCGGCATGCAGGGCATGCTCAAGGAAGCGCGGCCCAGCCGGCTGGAAGACCTGATTGCGCTGAATGCGTTGTACCGGCCTGGCCCCATGGACCTGATCCCCAGCTTCGTGAACCGCAAGCATGGCAAGGAGGTGGTCGAGTACCCGCACCCGCTGGTCGAGAAGGTGCTGTCGGAAACCTACGGGATCATGGTCTACCAGGAGCAGGTGATGCAGACCGCCCAGGTGCTGGGCGGCTACAGCCTGGGCGGCGCCGACATGCTGCGCCGGGCGATGGGCAAGAAAAAGGCCGAGGAGATGGCCGAGCACCGCGAGATTTTCCGCGCCGGTGCGGCCAAGCAGGGTATCAGTCAGGAGAAGGCGGACGAGGTCTTCGACCTGATGGAGAAGTTCGCAGGCTACGGCTTCAACAAGTCGCACGCCGCTGCGTACTCGCTGCTCGCATACCACACCGGCTGGCTCAAGGTCCACTTCACGGCCGAGTTCTTCTGCGCCAACATGACGGTGGAAATGGACGACACCGACAAGCTCAAGGTGCTGTTCGAAGACGCGCACAAGATGGGGTTGTCGTTCGAGCCGCCGGACGTGAACCGCGGGTTCTACCGTTTCGAGCCCGTCACCGACAAGATCATCCGCTACGGCCTGGGTGCCGTCAAAGGCACGGGCCAGCAGGCCATCGAAGCCATCGTGGCCGCCCGGGAAGGGCGGGGTGACGGCCCGCAAGGTTCCACCAAGGGGCCATTCAAAAGCTTGTTTGACTTCTGTTTGCGGGTGGACAGGGCCCGACTGAACAAGCGCACGGTCGAGGCGCTCATCAAGGCAGGCGCATTCGATTCGCTGAACATGAACCGCGCCTCGATGGTGGCATCCATCGACCGTGCTTTTGACTTTGCGGCCGCCACGCTGGCCAACGTGAACCAGGGCGGGCTGTTTGACATGATGGGTGACGATGCCCACGGCTCGAGCACTCAGGAACCCGATCTGGTCGAGGCCGTTCCGTGGGGCATCAAGGAGCGGCTCACGCAGGAAAAGACGGCCGTGGGCTTTTACCTGTCGGGCCACCTGTTTGACGAGGTTGCTACGGAGGTGCGGCGGTTCGTCCGCACTTCCATCGATGAGCTGCTCGACAGCCGTGAGCCCCAGATCCTTGCGGGCATCGTCAGCGACTTTCGCGTCATCAACGGGCAGCGTGGCAAGCTGGCGCTGTTCAAGCTGGACGACAAGTCGGGCGTGATCGAGGCCTCGGCCGACGAGGCGCTGCTCAACACCTATCGCAACCAGCTCAAGGAAGACGAGTTCGTGGTCATGCTGGGCCGGCTGCAGCTCGATCATTTCAGCGGCGGGCTCAGGCTGAAGGTGCAGCAGGTGTGGGACCTGGCGGGCGCCCGCTGCCGTTTCGGCAAATACCTGCATGTGGTGGTGGGCGACCGTGGCCCGGATTTACAGCGCTTGGTGCGCGAGTTTCCGCCCCGGCGCGAGGAAATCGCCGAAGGCGAGCTGCTACACGGCCTGAAGGTGCGGATGGGGGTGCGCTGCAAGGCGGATGGCGGGGCTGCCACAGCCGAGTTGCAGCTGGGCGACAGCGCCAAGTTCTACCCTACCGATGCCGCACTGGCCGCCTGGACGGCCCAGGCGGGTACGGGCTCTGCCACGGTGGTCTACGAGTAA
- the clpA gene encoding ATP-dependent Clp protease ATP-binding subunit ClpA — MIAQELEVSLHMAFVEARQQRHEFITVEHLLLALLDNPSAAEVLRACSANIDDLRSSLANFIKDNTPQVAGTDEVDTQPTLGFQRVIQRAIMHVQSTGNGKKEVTGANVLVAIFGEKDSHAVYYLHQQGVTRLDVVNFIAHGIKKGEPPEPAKPESQAEGEEGGGAERNEKASPLEQFTQNLNQAAKDGKIDPLIGRHYEVERTIQILCRRRKNNPLLVGEAGVGKTAIAEGLAWRITQNDVPEILAEAVVYSLDMGALLAGTKYRGDFEQRLKGVLKSLKDKPNAILFIDEIHTLIGAGAASGGTLDASNLLKPALSSGQLKCIGATTFTEYRGIFEKDAALSRRFQKVDVVEPTVAETIDILKGLKSRFEEHHSVKYAAAALQAAAELSAKYINDRHLPDKAIDVIDEAGAAQRIMVPSKRKKTIGKTEIEEIVAKIARIPPANVSNDDRGKLQTLERDLKSVVFGQDKALEVLASAVKMARSGLGKGDKPIGSFLFSGPTGVGKTEAAKQLAYIMGIELIRFDMSEYMERHAVSRLIGAPPGYVGFDQGGLLTEAITKKPHAVLLLDEIEKAHPDIFNVLLQVMDHGTLTDNNGRKADFRNVLIIMTTNAGAETMNKATIGFTNPRQAGDEMGDIKRLFTPEFRNRLDAIVNFKALDEQIILRVVDKFLLQLETQLAEKKVEVTFTDQLRKHLAKKGFDPLMGARPMQRLIQDTIRRALADELLFGRLTEGGRLTVDIEVKTDDKGVETPEVLLDIQPLPKKERAAKSEPTEPEEATAD, encoded by the coding sequence ATGATTGCCCAGGAACTGGAAGTCAGCTTGCACATGGCCTTTGTCGAGGCCCGCCAGCAGCGCCACGAGTTCATCACCGTGGAGCATCTGTTGCTTGCACTGCTTGATAACCCCAGCGCAGCCGAAGTGCTGCGCGCGTGTTCGGCCAACATCGATGACCTGCGCTCATCGCTGGCCAACTTCATCAAGGACAACACCCCCCAGGTGGCCGGCACCGACGAGGTGGACACACAGCCCACGCTGGGTTTCCAGCGCGTGATCCAGCGCGCCATCATGCACGTGCAGTCCACCGGCAACGGCAAGAAAGAGGTGACGGGCGCCAACGTGCTCGTGGCCATCTTTGGTGAGAAAGACTCGCACGCCGTGTACTACCTGCACCAGCAGGGCGTCACGCGCCTGGATGTGGTCAATTTCATTGCCCACGGCATCAAGAAGGGCGAGCCGCCAGAGCCGGCCAAGCCTGAAAGCCAGGCCGAAGGCGAGGAGGGCGGTGGCGCCGAGCGCAACGAGAAGGCCTCGCCGCTGGAGCAGTTCACCCAGAACCTGAACCAGGCAGCCAAGGACGGCAAGATCGACCCGCTGATCGGCCGCCACTACGAGGTCGAGCGCACGATCCAGATCCTGTGCCGCCGCCGCAAGAACAACCCGCTGCTGGTGGGTGAAGCCGGCGTGGGCAAAACCGCGATTGCCGAAGGCCTGGCCTGGCGCATCACGCAAAACGACGTGCCCGAGATCCTGGCCGAGGCCGTGGTGTACTCGCTCGACATGGGCGCACTGCTGGCGGGTACCAAGTACCGCGGCGATTTCGAGCAGCGCCTGAAGGGCGTGCTCAAGTCGCTCAAGGACAAGCCCAACGCCATCCTCTTCATCGACGAGATCCACACCCTCATCGGGGCAGGTGCGGCATCGGGCGGCACGCTGGATGCATCCAACCTCTTGAAGCCAGCGCTCTCCAGCGGCCAGCTCAAGTGCATTGGCGCCACCACCTTCACCGAGTACCGAGGCATCTTCGAGAAAGACGCCGCCCTGTCGCGCCGCTTCCAGAAGGTGGACGTGGTCGAGCCGACCGTGGCCGAGACCATCGACATCCTCAAGGGTCTGAAGTCGCGCTTTGAAGAGCACCACAGCGTGAAGTATGCCGCTGCGGCCCTGCAGGCGGCTGCCGAGTTGAGCGCCAAGTACATCAACGACCGCCACCTGCCCGACAAGGCGATTGACGTGATCGACGAGGCCGGTGCGGCCCAGCGCATCATGGTGCCCAGCAAGCGCAAGAAGACCATCGGCAAGACCGAGATCGAAGAGATCGTGGCCAAGATTGCGCGCATTCCGCCCGCCAACGTCTCCAACGACGACCGCGGCAAACTGCAGACGCTGGAGCGCGACCTCAAGAGCGTGGTGTTCGGCCAGGACAAGGCGCTGGAAGTGCTGGCCAGCGCCGTGAAGATGGCGCGCTCGGGCCTGGGCAAGGGCGACAAGCCGATCGGATCGTTCCTGTTCAGCGGCCCCACCGGCGTCGGCAAGACCGAGGCTGCCAAGCAGCTTGCCTACATCATGGGAATTGAGCTGATCCGCTTTGACATGTCGGAGTACATGGAGCGCCACGCCGTGAGCCGCCTGATTGGTGCACCCCCCGGCTATGTGGGCTTCGACCAGGGTGGTCTGCTCACCGAAGCCATCACCAAGAAGCCGCATGCGGTGCTGCTGCTCGACGAAATCGAGAAGGCGCATCCGGACATCTTCAACGTGCTGCTGCAGGTAATGGACCACGGCACGCTGACCGACAACAACGGACGCAAGGCCGACTTCCGCAACGTGCTCATCATCATGACCACCAACGCGGGCGCCGAAACCATGAACAAGGCGACCATCGGCTTTACCAACCCGCGGCAGGCGGGCGACGAAATGGGCGACATCAAGCGCCTGTTCACGCCCGAGTTCCGCAACCGGCTGGATGCCATCGTCAACTTCAAGGCGCTCGACGAGCAGATCATCCTGCGCGTGGTGGACAAGTTCCTGCTGCAGCTGGAAACCCAGCTGGCCGAGAAGAAGGTGGAGGTCACCTTCACCGACCAGCTGCGCAAGCACCTGGCCAAGAAGGGCTTTGATCCGCTGATGGGCGCGCGGCCAATGCAGCGCCTCATCCAGGACACGATCCGCCGCGCGCTGGCCGACGAGCTGTTGTTTGGTCGCCTGACCGAAGGTGGTCGTCTGACGGTGGACATCGAGGTCAAGACGGACGACAAAGGTGTGGAAACGCCCGAGGTGCTGCTCGATATCCAGCCGCTGCCCAAGAAGGAGCGTGCTGCCAAGTCGGAGCCGACGGAGCCGGAAGAGGCTACGGCAGACTGA
- the clpS gene encoding ATP-dependent Clp protease adapter ClpS, with product MNFMATKPPSAPKVPPVTRPSQDDGGSVVLERRTQKTQPPQMYQVVMLNDDYTPMEFVIVVLQEFFSKDREQATQIMLKIHLDGKGVCGVYSRDVAATKVEQVLDAAAKAGHPLQCVSEPVA from the coding sequence ATGAATTTCATGGCAACTAAACCCCCTTCAGCCCCCAAGGTGCCGCCGGTAACCCGGCCTTCGCAGGATGACGGCGGTTCGGTCGTGCTGGAGCGACGCACCCAGAAGACCCAGCCCCCCCAGATGTACCAGGTCGTCATGCTCAACGACGACTACACCCCGATGGAATTCGTCATCGTGGTCCTGCAGGAGTTTTTCAGCAAGGACCGGGAACAGGCCACCCAGATCATGTTGAAGATCCACCTGGACGGCAAAGGCGTCTGCGGCGTTTATTCGCGCGACGTGGCTGCCACCAAGGTGGAACAAGTGCTTGACGCCGCCGCCAAGGCGGGCCACCCACTGCAATGTGTGAGTGAACCTGTTGCATAA